A stretch of Capsicum annuum cultivar UCD-10X-F1 unplaced genomic scaffold, UCD10Xv1.1 ctg995, whole genome shotgun sequence DNA encodes these proteins:
- the LOC124895738 gene encoding glutamate dehydrogenase A isoform X1 yields MNALVATNRNFRQAARILGLDSKLERSLLIPFREIKVECTIPKDDGTLVSYVGFRVQHDNARGPMKGGIRYHPEVDLDEVNALAQLMTWKTAVVDIPYGGAKGGIGCIPKELSVSELERLTRVFTQKIHDLIGINTDVPAPDMGTNAQTMAWILDEYSKFHGHSPAVVTGKPVDLGGSLGREAATGRGVVYAAEAFLAEQGKQIKDLTFAIQGFGNVGSWAARLIHEMGGKVVAVSDITGAVKNQNGLDIPSLLSHKEATGKLIDFSGADVMSSDELLTHECDVLIPCALGGVLNKENADYVKAKFIVEAANHPTDPEADEILSKKGVLIVPDIYANAGGVTVSYFEWVQNIQGFMWDEEKVNKELKKYMTKAFHNLKNMCQTHNCNLRMGAFTLGVNRVARATQLRGWEA; encoded by the exons ATGAATGCACTTGTAGCTACAAACAGGAACTTTCGTCAAGCTGCTAGAATTCTTGGTTTGGACTCCAAACTTGAAAGGAGTCTTTTGATCCCTTTCAGAGAAATTAAG GTAGAATGCACAATTCCCAAGGATGACGGGACGTTGGTTTCCTATGTTGGATTTAGAGTCCAACATGATAATGCTCGCGGACCCATGAAAGGAGGAATCAGATACCATCCTGAG GTTGATCTTGATGAGGTGAACGCCCTTGCTCAACTAATGACTTGGAAGACTGCTGTAGTAGATATTCCATACGGGGGAGCAAAGGGTGGGATTGGCTGCATACCAAAGGAGTTAAGTGTGAGCGAACTGGAGCGCCTTACGCGTGTTTTCACGCAGAAAATTCATGACCTTATCGGAATTAATACTGATGTCCCGGCGCCTGATATGGGCACCAACGCTCAG ACCATGGCTTGGATTTTGGATGAGTACTCAAAATTTCATGGTCACTCTCCTGCAGTTGTGACCGGGAAACCAGTT GATCTTGGCGGTTCATTGGGTAGGGAAGCTGCAACTGGGCGTGGTGTCGTTTATGCTGCAGAAGCTTTTCTTGCTGAGCAGGGGAAGCAGATTAAGGATTTGACTTTTGCAATTCAG GGGTTCGGGAACGTAGGATCATGGGCAGCAAGGCTTATTCACGAGATGGGTGGCAAAGTAGTTGCAGTTAGTGATATAACTGGAGCAGTCAAGAATCAGAATGGTCTTGATATACCATCTTTGCTTAGTCACAAAGAAGCAACAGGGAAGCTAATTGATTTCAGCGGTGCTGACGTAATGAGTTCAGATGAACTGCTTACGCACGAATGTGATGTTCTTATACCCTGCGCCCTGGGAGGAGTTTTGAACAA AGAAAATGCTGATTACGTGAAGGCCAAGTTCATCGTAGAAGCAGCAAATCATCCAACTGATCCAGAAGCTGATGAG ATTCTCTCTAAGAAAGGTGTTTTAATAGTTCCCGACATATATGCCAACGCCGGAGGTGTAACCGTTAGTTATTTTGAGTGGGTTCag AACATTCAAGGTTTTATGTGGGATGAAGAGAAGGTTAACAAGGAGCTGAAGAAATACATGACAAAAGCCTTCCATAATCTGAAGAACATGTGTCAAACACATAATTGCAATCTTCGAATGGGCGCCTTCACATTGGGGGTGAATCGCGTTGCACGTGCTACACAACTGAGAGGTTGGGAGGCGTAA
- the LOC124895738 gene encoding glutamate dehydrogenase A isoform X2, with protein MVQILVGSSLSCSTRCEPLFTNFNGKITLAICACRVDLDEVNALAQLMTWKTAVVDIPYGGAKGGIGCIPKELSVSELERLTRVFTQKIHDLIGINTDVPAPDMGTNAQTMAWILDEYSKFHGHSPAVVTGKPVDLGGSLGREAATGRGVVYAAEAFLAEQGKQIKDLTFAIQGFGNVGSWAARLIHEMGGKVVAVSDITGAVKNQNGLDIPSLLSHKEATGKLIDFSGADVMSSDELLTHECDVLIPCALGGVLNKENADYVKAKFIVEAANHPTDPEADEILSKKGVLIVPDIYANAGGVTVSYFEWVQNIQGFMWDEEKVNKELKKYMTKAFHNLKNMCQTHNCNLRMGAFTLGVNRVARATQLRGWEA; from the exons ATGGTCCAAATACTAGTAGGTTCGAGTCTGAGCTGCAGCACTAGGTGTGAACCTTTATTCACCAACTTCAATGGGAAGATTACCTTGGCTATCTGTGCTTGCAGG GTTGATCTTGATGAGGTGAACGCCCTTGCTCAACTAATGACTTGGAAGACTGCTGTAGTAGATATTCCATACGGGGGAGCAAAGGGTGGGATTGGCTGCATACCAAAGGAGTTAAGTGTGAGCGAACTGGAGCGCCTTACGCGTGTTTTCACGCAGAAAATTCATGACCTTATCGGAATTAATACTGATGTCCCGGCGCCTGATATGGGCACCAACGCTCAG ACCATGGCTTGGATTTTGGATGAGTACTCAAAATTTCATGGTCACTCTCCTGCAGTTGTGACCGGGAAACCAGTT GATCTTGGCGGTTCATTGGGTAGGGAAGCTGCAACTGGGCGTGGTGTCGTTTATGCTGCAGAAGCTTTTCTTGCTGAGCAGGGGAAGCAGATTAAGGATTTGACTTTTGCAATTCAG GGGTTCGGGAACGTAGGATCATGGGCAGCAAGGCTTATTCACGAGATGGGTGGCAAAGTAGTTGCAGTTAGTGATATAACTGGAGCAGTCAAGAATCAGAATGGTCTTGATATACCATCTTTGCTTAGTCACAAAGAAGCAACAGGGAAGCTAATTGATTTCAGCGGTGCTGACGTAATGAGTTCAGATGAACTGCTTACGCACGAATGTGATGTTCTTATACCCTGCGCCCTGGGAGGAGTTTTGAACAA AGAAAATGCTGATTACGTGAAGGCCAAGTTCATCGTAGAAGCAGCAAATCATCCAACTGATCCAGAAGCTGATGAG ATTCTCTCTAAGAAAGGTGTTTTAATAGTTCCCGACATATATGCCAACGCCGGAGGTGTAACCGTTAGTTATTTTGAGTGGGTTCag AACATTCAAGGTTTTATGTGGGATGAAGAGAAGGTTAACAAGGAGCTGAAGAAATACATGACAAAAGCCTTCCATAATCTGAAGAACATGTGTCAAACACATAATTGCAATCTTCGAATGGGCGCCTTCACATTGGGGGTGAATCGCGTTGCACGTGCTACACAACTGAGAGGTTGGGAGGCGTAA